In the Juglans microcarpa x Juglans regia isolate MS1-56 chromosome 6D, Jm3101_v1.0, whole genome shotgun sequence genome, one interval contains:
- the LOC121234029 gene encoding protein translation factor SUI1 homolog 2 encodes MVELEVQIPTAFDPFADAKDSDAPGTKGYVHIRIQQRNKKKCLTTVQGLKENFTYEKILKDIKKQFCCNGNVVQDKVMGKIIQLQGDQRKNVSQFLVQAGIVQKEQIKIHGF; translated from the coding sequence atggtTGAACTAGAAGTACAGATTCCCACTGCTTTCGACCCGTTCGCTGACGCCAAAGACTCGGATGCCCCAGGAACAAAAGGGTATGTGCATATCCGTATCCAGCAAAGGAACAAGAAGAAGTGTCTGACTACGGTGCAGGGTCTCAAGGAGAACTTCACCTACGAGAAGATACTCAAGGACATCAAGAAGCAGTTCTGCTGCAACGGTAATGTCGTGCAGGACAAGGTTATGGGCAAGATAATCCAACTCCAAGGCGATCAGCGCAAGAACGTGTCCCAGTTTCTTGTTCAGGCTGGGATTGTGCAGAAGGAGCAGATCAAGATACATGGTTTTTAA